The sequence cattaaaatcataacattatcaaaatttacaacaagattgccacaataaactcctaacaaagcacttcaaagtgaacctaactaatctggtaccaattttgacgcggatgagtaatcttggtgtgcaccgtgagacacatccatcccaaaaggtctggacttccatttctcatcccaaaaggtatgGACTTCCTGTAGAGAAGtctagaccttttgggatgagaaatggaagtccagaccttttgggatggatgtgtcccatggtgcacaccaagattgccacaatctctcctaaccaaccattttaagagtgaatgtgtcaatcttgagggaagttaatccctatacaggaaggaaagtcatctcccctgcagcccagtatgccgccttccagaaagggatgttaaatattcaaccaccttcaaaaaattaatcgtgttaggcagggaaaaagacgattttggcttcgcgaaatgaggattagcgaagcatgcgaatgtaaatgtgcagggaaagaggtgattttacttcgctaatcgatgttttcgcgaggtatgcgagtctgaaacgtgacgatctacgtcgcatatcgatgctttcgcgaagtctgcaagtcaaatcatgaacttttctactcgcagacttcgcgaaataatcgattcgcgaagCAGATCCACAcctttcagactctttctcttcacagatcttcgcgaaatcatcgattcatgaagtagatcgtcacgtttcaggctctttctcttcgcaaatcttcgcgaaatcatcgattcacgaagtgtattcatgaaaaaacgcagaaaaaacaacagatacttacatttttcgcgcctttcacccttaaaagcgacaataacaatatgataaactgagaaaaacgaaggaaataacgtagaataatcatttctttgatggtaacaagaagaaagaaaccaagtaacaagcaggaaccatggcttcgttttctaggattaggaagttgcagaattaagagatgaagagaggaaaaagagaaatttattgtgatttggcgaaatggtgcagatttcgtgcaatttaaaggaagaaaggaagatcaaaagtcttgaaatcagtaatggaggagccaacttttTGTGTAACCAAAGAGATGAGAGAGCGGCCGTTCGCGTTGTAGGAAAGTGAGAAGGTTAGAGGTATTatgagaaagtcacacaaaatcagtctagtagtaggttgagtaaatgagttaaatatataAAGCCATTtcacctagttttgtaattttttcaatattttttggTTCATGACATCATGGTCGCCAAGCCAACCGAATATCCCGGCGCACCAACTTCTCTCTCTCAACCGGAATTTcttatttccttttttcttgTATTCTGACTGATTTCATTTCAGTTGTTTCTTAATACAAGCTTCTTTTTCATAAAAAGAAATATACTACTATAAAACAATGACGTGAGCATCCAGTTGAGCTGAGAACGGCATGTTTGGCCCAGTTGTAGAGGTAGAGACGGATAGAGTGTCTGAATCGCACTCGTATCGTATCAGATGCCACTCTTCTCTCGTCGCTTTTCTCCTTCTCTTCCTACCTCCATTTCTAAGATCAACAATTCCCTTTACCATAAACTCTTTCCTTCTGCACGTTATCCCTTGCCTTTCctcatcttttcttttctttctcttttcatcgGTCTTTCTGGCACTCTTTTCGCTATCTCCGCTATCCTCCTCCCCCGCCGATTACCCGTTTACCGTTGTGGTACATCTGAGGACACTTTCCGTCCATTCTACTCCACTTCCGCTACTCATCGCCTTGGTGATGACAATGGGATGCTCATTGATCGCCCCAAGTTTCTTGGCTTCGTCGGAATTCAAACTGGCTTCGACTCCACCGATCGTCGGCATGCCCTTAGGGACACTTGGTTCCCTTCTGATCCAGATTCCCTTTTCAGGTATCCCCTTCACAAATGTAAAATTGACCTAGGATTTCTATCATAGAGCCAACATTTAGATTTTCTATATGATATTGATTCCCCAATAACCCTTAGAGGCGAAATTGGCTCTTATCCcgatttgaatttgattatttgtttagCTAGAAATGTATCAGCTTTCAGTTGATCATTTTATATGTTCTTGTAGGTTAGAGCACTCTACAGGTCTAGCATTTAGATTTGTAATTGGTCGATCCAAAGATGCAAAGAAGATGGCTCAGCTTGACAAAGAGATTGATAAGTACAGAGATTTCATGCTAATTGATGTGGAGGAAAAATATTTAAGGCTTCCCTACAAAACGTAAGGTTATATTCTCCATATCTTGTGGATTCATCTGAATTGATAACTTGTCTGGTAAATCCTTAATTTCGTGTTTTTAGGCTGGCTTTTTTCAAGGCTGCCTACAAGCTATTTGAGGCAGATTATTATGTCAAAGCTGACGATGACATCTACTTGCGTCCAGGTATATGAACTCTGAAATAATAGACTCTTGTAAacttttggatatgttatagtTTTACATTTATGGTTTGCTTTGTTAGATCGACTTTCGACTCTTCTTGCTAAGGAAAGAAGCCATTCAATGACTTATATTGGATGCATGAAGAGAGGACCAGTAATCACTGATCCTAAAATGAAGTGGTATTCAGATGTtgcttattatatatatatacttctttttcttcttgtgTGCTTTTAGTACCAATTGCCAATGTGCTGGGTATAGAATATAACAAGTGGAAAAAATTTGCAGGTTTGAGAAATCagggaatttgattggaaatgACTACTTTCTGCATGCTTATGGCCCTATATATGTTCTTTCTGCTGAGGTTGTGGCTTCATTAGCAGCTGCTAGAAATAACAggtctatttttattttttatttttttttaaataactctTTATTTATCGACCTTTTCTATATTCGCCTTTTGATGATATTAACTTATGAAAGTAAGCTATGTGTAACTTTTTAGTGTTGAGTTTTGAATTTGGTTTTATGTCTTTTAATTTCAAACCAAGATACTGCCACAATAACCTTGTGTGCCGTTTAGTAGAAATGAATGAATGATCTTGAGTGTCAATGGGTTTagtttgcttttattttcttgtttcatGACTCATACCAAGATGTTGTGCAATCCAATTTAAATGGTTTTCATTAGAATACTTTGCACACACTACAAACAGTAGAAGAATGGCTTCTGTACTATGCCTTGCTTTTTTGTTAAGGCCATATTACTTGCTCAGCCTCACCAACAATGTAGTTTTGTGGAAATCACAATTTCCATGAAGGCAAGACGCAACTTATTTCCTGTTGTTTGATTTTAACTTCTTATAGGATCAAATTTCGGTTACTTTTCTGAATATGGTAGCAAGAGTTGTACATTAACTCTTATATATTGGAATGTAGTGTTATATAATTGTTCTTGTTTTCAAATGGATCTTATTCTCTGCTCTAAATAGATATGTTATTTAGCTTTCAGTTTGAGAATGTTTAACAATGAGGATGTCTCTATTGGGTCATGGATGATTGCAATGAATGTTCGTCATGAAGATAACCGAGCAATATGCGATCCTCGGTGCACTCCAACATCTATAGCAGTCTGGGATATCCCGAAGTGTTCAGGTTATCACTCTTCTTAATGCGCTTGAAATTTCATTTTCTATATAGGAGGTAAAATGAACTGTCAGTGAAAATCTACATGTGGATATCTCATTCCGTATGCATGTTGGGTTCGAGTTCTTGTTATCTGATGTTTTAGCTGTCTATGCATAGATGTTATATGGAAGTTTAGTTGCAATATCACTGAATAAATTGTTGTCAATAATGAATGCATGAATGGACGGTACCAGGTTTATGCAATCCAGCAAGGCGGATGAAGGAACTTCACAAGATAGATATGTGCTCGAAAAGCCCTACGTTACCGGCTGATGATATTTAGTTATGCAACTGATGTTTTCCACAAAATTGTCATCAGAAGATGTGCTGCTACTTAATTCCAGATCAAACCAAAGGTATTATATTATTGTAGctgccttgtgcttctgatggATGTAAAAATTGGTTGAATATAATGTACATTATTAAAGCTTGAAGGGTTAAGATATTTCACCATCAAATAATTAGAAAAGTAACATAGTAttattctaccaaaaaaaaaaaaaaccgaaaaGTAACATAGTATTATGTCACAAGAAAGAAAGCATATTCATTTCCAGGATAGGCAATccaatcataaaaaaaattctgctGCATGATAAAATTCATTATTCGCTAAAAAAATCGAAAAGTTCATGAAATTGATTATTGTTTGCTAAATGTGCTGAAAATTTCTAATTAAGACCAATCCTCAAACCGAAAGGATGAAAATAATTAAGTTCacaaataatttttgaaaattgagAATTAAGTAAAATAAACGAACCAGTACAAAAAATTAACTGTGAATAAATTTGGAAAGATGTAAATTGATATTTGGAATTGAAAATAGAGGCTGCTGCTTATAAATCTTTAGTCTAAAAACAGACTGAAACAGCTAAAAATAGAGTGAAACTGGGTCAAATTGAGCCCAAGAGACAGTTGGCCAAATCCACACATGTATATCCCATTAATTCAATACatagaaatttattttttaaaaattatctatGTAGTAATTTGAATTATTATCAAATtaagtaaattattatttttaatacattttaatattgtttataaATTACGGGTTTATAATATTGATAACATCCGGATTTACAAATAATGTCATAAAGCACTATTCCTTCTGGAAGGAGGAATAATCACAATTaatatgaataataataaaccgTGATTCCTTTGACAATTAATGCAAAATTTATATAGGagtaatgataattaatgcaaaattaatgataattaatgaaATATTGGTGATTATTAAGCTTAATTAAAGCAATGAAGCTGTAAAAGAGAGTATATACTAACTAGGGTATGCTACAAGTACGTTAATAACATTATCCTATTTTTAATACGTTTTTATACTCCAATAGTATACCGACTTTATTATCGGAGTGCTCATAGCCGAATCTAATGGTGTCTTACAACGTAGCCACTAACAGAACCACTAAAGGAGAAAAGTGCAGTTATCAAAATGGTGCGGTTAGCGTGGTCTCTAACAAATAAAagatcacaatttttttttattgtatagagtttcacaatgAACAAAAGGATATAACTATTCACGAACGAACATGAATGTTCATGatggacacgactgttcacgaacGAACACAAGGTGTTTGttagtatttaaattaattatataattttattcatttttgtcCATCAATcccccacatgaataaaattgGAAACGAGACGATTATGACATACGTAATTATAACTTTCTACAGTCgatatctgcataggataggtagACAACGTCCCTTAAGCCTTTCCTTGTGATAGTATATTTACTTTATTGGCTGACTAGTAGACGCGATGTCCTTGAACTATTACACGTTTgtgtaaacgatgatatacTCCACATATGGATACCAACATAACATGATAttggttctcatggttatgtttGTTATAGTCATGAACATCGTCTGATTATGCGAGAGTCTTAGAGAATTAGGCCCTACTAGTCTCCTTTGAACTGACCCCGCTTCACTCTTACATAGGTGATTTATTTGCTTAAAATACTGACGtacaatgtatcattaaaaaCATATAACTCAACATTTTTTCCGTTTTTATGTCACTATTTTACATCATATGAATGAACTTGGTTTTAACCCCTACATTGATCACACAAGGTTCATGCAATTAGGTTGCTCCTTTGAATCTAGATCTTGGAATCTTCGGTCAACAAGGTAGGGTTTTCTTTCACACAATGTCTTAAATTTAATGAGCTTGAGTCTCATTCCTTTCGATGACTTTTCAATTTGATCTCAGTTTAACTTCTAGATTAGCGGATTCGCTGTGTTATCATTTGATTCTATAAAATCAATAAGGATGACACTCATTGAAATCAATTGACTAACATTATTATCATACAAAAGCTTTTATACCCGTGTTCATCATTCAGAAGCTTTTTATACCGCATATTCACCAATGCATATGATATTTTTGCTTCCCCTCCATCATTGTGACATACTAGTTTTAAGGTGTTCTGATTTTTACATTTCAGTGATTTTCACAAATTAATTTTTCTAGCCAACTAATGTTCATCTACCAGTGTCTAGTTTGGCTAGATAACATTATTGCTCAGATTTTTCAATCAAGACGGAAATGAGAACTTTGTCTTGAAAGTGCAAACATTATCTTTTGATAGACAAGTAGGAACACACAAGGCTAAAACATCCAAGGAATGAGGCCCCAATACTTCAGATATGTGTCTTGATGTTTGCTTGGTGCGAACCATGATAAATATTTTCAGACGAAGCAAGCCGGCTGCAGAAGAAAAAGCTAAAAAACGATTAAGATGAAAATCGCAAAAGACGTTTTAAGttcgatttaaaaaaaataaaaatcgcAAAGAAAAAAACGTTGAAGTTCGGTTTTGGTTCGAAGAATGAAAATTGTAAAAAGCGTTGAAGTTCGAACCATTTGAAAAAACGAAAATCGCAAAAACGGTGAAGTTCGAACCGTGAAAATCGGAAAAAAGGTGAAGTTCGAATCGTGAAAATCAAAAAAACGGTGAAGTTCGAACCGTTCGAAAAAATAGAAATCGTAAAATAGGTGTTGAAGTTCGATGGTTTCTCGCAAAAACATTGAAGTTCGAACCGTTCGAAAAAACGAAGATCGCAAAAACGGTGAAGTTCGAACCATGAAAAACGTTGAAGTTCGAACCGTTTGAAAAAAAACGAAGATCGCAAAAACGGTGAAATTCGAACCATGAAAAACGTTGAAGTTCGAACCGTTTGAAAAAAAACGAAGATCGCAAAAACGGTGAAATTTGAACCATGAAAATCGGAAAAACATGGAAGTTCGAACCGTTTGAAAAAACGAAGATCGCAAACCATGAAAATCGAAAAAACGTTGAAGTTCGAACCAGTCGCAAAAACAGTATTGAAGGCCGATTTTCTATAGCAGAAATCGCATGAAAGGAAAAAGACGTACATCCAATTATCTAAGTTATAGATTGATTAacgttttttcctattttctaaCCAATATAAAATAGTATGCAGATAAACCACCCTACAAATATAAAATTTCAGgatcaaggataaagataaCCTGGAAACGGAGCTATTTCCGAGCCAAGGAGTCGAAGACAGGAACATGATGAAAAATTCCGCAAATACACCAAGACTAGGCACGAAGGAGAGAAAATCGGTATGCTTGAAGAAGCTTGGAAAAATCGGTGCACTTGAGGAAGAGAACCGGCACGGGTCGGAAGGCTTGGAAAAGCTTATAAAAATCGGTGCATTTGATAGAGCTAATCGGCGCAGGAAAACTGTGATGTGGAGGTAAAAAAGAAATCCTATATTGACATCTTTAAATACTAGAGATGGctgaaatcctaaacggaatgagactaatatttattatataattctaTCTTATAAAATCCTAAACAAAATAGGATTCTAATTTTTGTTATAATTCTAATTTATCTCATAGGATAGGGTTCTGAACCTATCACTATTTTAATTAGTGGAGGTAGAAATTAGAAAAATTGTCTTTATCAGAATAATCAGGCCAAGCTTTATCCCGAGAAAATGCAAAAACGGGGAGGAACCCGATTTCTTTATTTCATTAGGAAAGAACCCgattttttcattcatttttctaaAAAACTTATTCCGTTTTACTTTCCATACAAAATTGATAATCCTGACAGGAGAATTCGTACAACCATTtgtgaaaatcatttttcaggTGGTTAAGAAAATCTTTGTCTCACtcttattttggaaaataatccAAAAATAACAGTGGGGAGCAATTGATATAACCATAACACACGTAATCCATTATCTACCTAGATAATTGTACCCACGTCCAGCACGATATTTTACTGATAGCTCACAAGTAACTTCCTCCCttattcctataaataggttAAAGTTTGAAGGAGAAGGGGttggattttagagagagataagGAATACTATTTTTTACGATATCTAACTTAGGCATTTGAGCGTTTGTTGGAAGACTGCTTCCCACACTATAACAGGTTCAATCCTCAAGGAAGatcaaccttcatccagggaCGTTTAACCTTCACCAAGGAACGTTCAACCTGCATCCagagacgttcaaccttcatcaaGGAACGTCAACCGTCGTTATCCTGATTGGAATTTAACATTAATTAAGAATTGATAGAATATAAATAAGagtacattaaaaaaaaattacattgttTTCACTAACCTCATTTTAAAGatcaaatataaaattaattggaATACACTATTAACTCCAATTAATTCTTTATTCACTCCTAACAAAGAAACATATAAATaacattaatttaaaattttacattCAATTACTTGTGTTAATTCCATTAAATTCGAAAAAATTTGCTGCAGTTCTTTTCAAATCTTTTTGTTGCGGTTACCAAATATTCCAAATTTATACTTATCATCCGATTTGTCCTTTTCTCATGACCGTTGGATTGTCATAAAATTTATTACTAATTATTTGAATCTGACGGTGTAAATAGGCAAACATGTACATTGAAGAAGCACTTAAAACTTATCGCCCTTTATGAAACTCAATACAGACAAACTTCTGGGTATAGTAAGGCGTCAGCTATTGATCAGTTACTACAAAGAGTTGCCACGTCATCGATGTGTACCTTCAATCAAACGTGGCAATATATGATGACAGCGTGTCACTTCCCTTTTCAAACTCTTCCTTTATAAGCCTTGCTCTGTTTCCCTGTCTCTCATATACAACAGATACATATAGATATACAATCTCTTCACAGATGGAAGCGTCGGCGGAAAAAGAGTTAAGTTCGGTGGGGAGTTTGCCTGAGTTCCTCTGTGAGAGTGACTTGGAAAGCGAGGCTTCCATCAAAGAAGAGATGATAGAGAAGGTAATGCAAGAGTTGTACAAAGAGATCGCGAGGCCGGAGAGAGGAGCGTTGTCTGTGGAGAGCGCGACGAGCGAAAGCTGCGGGGCATCTCTGTCGGATTCGGAGTCGTCAGTGATGGCCGGAGTGAAGTTCGCGGGTGTTGGACCGCTGTGATGAAAATGATAGAGTGGAGCCCAGTGGAGTCAAATTAAGTAGGTTCATTATGAAATTAGCGTACATTTAGGATAGGGTGGTCTTTTACTTATTTTGGTGCAAAAGCAAAGGGGGTAGGTAAGTaggtttttactttttattctctttattttatttacaaagTTAGGATAGGTGCAAAGGAAATGAATGAGATCATTTGAAAATGAAATGTTATGGTGTTTTTATAACGGTGGATTAGCATATTTACATCTCCCTGAATCCAACTACTACACGAGCCACAagacaatattaaaattatccCCCTCTGTATAAAATTCTGGGTTCGGGTCCGGGTCCGGGTCCGGACTAGATATGAAGATCCGAATAAAATCAGGTTGACGAATACTGAAAATTCGATTATACTAGTGTTGTTCATATCTATCTTCTGTATCAAttagaaacaaaaaaaacaacaacaaaagttCTATTTTGATGTAGTTTCATAAAAAGAACATATCTAGTTCTGCACTTAATTACGCCACCGAGCAATCATTTTTACTTTATTTCACTTTTATTCAGTCTGGTGAAAAATGTAATATTGAATAGGAGAGAAGATGAAGATTAATGGAAGTAGAAGACAAAAGTTACACAAGAAATATAGTAAGAAAACAACATGTCACCATTATAGCATTCAACATCTTTGGATAATTCATGCGTTCTTTTCTTTTCAGAATTCAACATGTCACCATTATAGCATTCAACATCTtatcttttcttcttctctgatTCAACATGTCACCACCGTCGCCATCTTACTGTTGGTTCTAGCCTTTTAATCAGGTTTAGTTAGAGAGGGAAGGAGAAAATttatcttccttcttcctcttccgTCAATGTTTTAAATTTAGTTTTAGCTTCAAATAGGTTTCATTTTatccgtagatctatagatctgcgtggttgAAAAAACGGaaatgactcagatccgaatgtccgGTAAAGCTTAAATGAAGAAGGCTAGAGTACAATGGTTTTTCAACGGGATTCGACTTGCGAGAAGGATATGATTTATATATTTGTTGTATTTGTTATATTTTAtgggtttttttattattctttatagtCGTTTTTCTTTCCTTTGTGAATTTTGTACTGGCTTTAGTCTGTATGCgtgtgaggttttattcctcaTAATTTTCATattgtatttgtattttttaatctaatggAATGATACAATGACACttttaatcaaaaaaaaaagcaacaCCTATTGCTTATCCAATCCAAAACTTTAGGAAAATTTATATGGAAGGCACCCAGTAAAAAATAGAGGCTAAGTTTTACTTTATTCttgacaaagtaagttttaCCTTGTTTTTCCTACCGTTGTTTGAACTTACTTTGTCAAGTTTCACCATCATCAAAtagtggaaaaaaca comes from Euphorbia lathyris chromosome 8, ddEupLath1.1, whole genome shotgun sequence and encodes:
- the LOC136204089 gene encoding probable beta-1,3-galactosyltransferase 12 isoform X1 gives rise to the protein MPLFSRRFSPSLPTSISKINNSLYHKLFPSARYPLPFLIFSFLSLFIGLSGTLFAISAILLPRRLPVYRCGTSEDTFRPFYSTSATHRLGDDNGMLIDRPKFLGFVGIQTGFDSTDRRHALRDTWFPSDPDSLFRLEHSTGLAFRFVIGRSKDAKKMAQLDKEIDKYRDFMLIDVEEKYLRLPYKTLAFFKAAYKLFEADYYVKADDDIYLRPDRLSTLLAKERSHSMTYIGCMKRGPVITDPKMKWFEKSGNLIGNDYFLHAYGPIYVLSAEVVASLAAARNNSLRMFNNEDVSIGSWMIAMNVRHEDNRAICDPRCTPTSIAVWDIPKCSGLCNPARRMKELHKIDMCSKSPTLPADDI
- the LOC136204089 gene encoding probable beta-1,3-galactosyltransferase 12 isoform X2, with product MPLFSRRFSPSLPTSISKINNSLYHKLFPSARYPLPFLIFSFLSLFIGLSGTLFAISAILLPRRLPVYRCGTSEDTFRPFYSTSATHRLGDDNGMLIDRPKFLGFVGIQTGFDSTDRRHALRDTWFPSDPDSLFRLEHSTGLAFRFVIGRSKDAKKMAQLDKEIDKYRDFMLIDVEEKYLRLPYKTLAFFKAAYKLFEADYYVKADDDIYLRPDRLSTLLAKERSHSMTYIGCMKRGPVITDPKMKWFEKSGNLIGNDYFLHAYGPIYVLSAEVVASLAAARNNSFQFENV